From one Vicinamibacterales bacterium genomic stretch:
- a CDS encoding bifunctional acetate--CoA ligase family protein/GNAT family N-acetyltransferase, with protein sequence MQTETTKVPASGPRFRFGRQPLDALFAPRTVAVIGAAEDPGSLGRLVLWNLISNPFGGTVYPVSSSRTSVLGIRAYRSVRDLPEPVDLAVLCTPAGLTPPVVGECAESGVRAAVIVTTGFRETGPDGLALEERVLAEARRGSMRVVGPNSLGVMSPVNGLNATSASGMARCGTVAFISQSGALSAAVLDWSHKMNVGFSHFVSVGSMLDVGWGDLIDYMGDDARTRSIVIYMESIGDARSFLSAAREVAFTKPIIVLKAGRSSAAARAVASHTGALTGSDEVLDAAFRRSGVLRVGTISELFDIAEVLGKQPRPRGPRLAIVTNAGGPGVLATDSLLANGGELASLSVQTVAALDAALPSHWSRGNPIDLQDDATPEQYATAFEAATADAHSDGVLVILTPQSAADPTRTAEVLRARLPNAGKPVLASWMGGVDVSAGDAVLKNAGIPSFPYPDTAARVFTLMWRHSYVLRGLHETPSLAPDVEGVAASRQQAGVVIGAARAAARRLLTEVESKQVLGAYGIPVVETRVAASSDEAVQAARQIGFPVVVKLLSGTITHKTEVGGVQLNLQDESDVRGAWALIKASVAEMAGEGHFSGVTVQPMVPLDGFELIVGSTFDPEFGPVVLFGSGGHLVEVHADRALALPPLNTTLARRMMEQTRIFKAFAGVPGRRAVALPALEQLLVRFSQLVVEQPWIREIDINPLLASGDRLVALDARVVLQPHDADEASLPRPAIRPYPTQYVNDSVLRNGARVVIRPIRPEDEPLMVKFHERLSDRSVYFRYFHMLKLNQRVAHERLTRICFIDYDREMALVAEHRDPATAERAILGVGRMTKVHGVNEAEFAIVVADDCQRQGLGSELLRRLKDVARAEHVDRVVGDVLSENVEMVRLCEREGFESSTRADDPQVTRMTFGVSSQATPS encoded by the coding sequence ATGCAGACCGAGACGACGAAGGTGCCGGCCTCAGGCCCGCGGTTCCGGTTCGGCCGGCAGCCGCTCGACGCACTCTTCGCGCCGCGTACGGTGGCCGTGATCGGCGCCGCGGAGGATCCGGGTTCCCTCGGACGCCTGGTGCTCTGGAACCTCATCAGCAATCCATTCGGCGGCACGGTCTATCCGGTGTCGTCATCGCGAACGAGCGTCCTGGGCATTCGTGCCTACAGGAGCGTGCGCGACCTGCCCGAGCCGGTCGACCTGGCGGTGCTGTGCACGCCGGCCGGTCTGACGCCGCCCGTGGTGGGCGAGTGTGCGGAGTCGGGCGTGCGAGCCGCCGTGATCGTCACGACCGGGTTCCGTGAAACCGGGCCCGACGGCCTCGCACTGGAGGAGCGCGTGCTCGCCGAGGCCCGGCGCGGGTCGATGCGCGTGGTCGGTCCGAACTCGCTCGGCGTGATGAGCCCGGTCAATGGCCTCAACGCGACCTCGGCCAGCGGCATGGCACGCTGCGGAACGGTCGCCTTCATCAGCCAGAGCGGCGCGCTGTCGGCGGCGGTTCTGGACTGGAGCCACAAGATGAACGTGGGGTTCTCCCACTTCGTCTCGGTGGGCTCGATGCTGGACGTCGGCTGGGGCGACCTGATCGACTACATGGGCGACGACGCGCGCACCAGGAGCATCGTCATCTACATGGAGTCGATCGGTGATGCGCGCTCGTTCCTGTCGGCCGCACGCGAGGTTGCCTTCACCAAGCCCATCATCGTCCTCAAGGCCGGCCGATCGTCCGCGGCTGCACGGGCGGTAGCCTCCCATACCGGGGCCCTGACGGGCAGTGACGAGGTGCTCGACGCGGCGTTCCGGCGGAGCGGCGTGCTTCGCGTCGGCACGATCTCCGAGTTGTTCGACATCGCCGAAGTGCTGGGCAAGCAGCCGAGACCGAGAGGTCCGAGGCTGGCGATCGTGACCAACGCGGGTGGCCCCGGCGTGCTGGCCACGGACTCCCTGCTGGCGAACGGCGGGGAACTGGCCTCGCTCTCGGTGCAGACGGTGGCCGCGCTCGACGCGGCGCTGCCGTCTCACTGGAGCCGTGGCAACCCGATCGACCTCCAGGACGACGCGACGCCGGAGCAGTATGCCACGGCGTTCGAAGCGGCCACGGCGGATGCGCACAGCGACGGCGTGCTCGTGATCCTCACGCCGCAGTCCGCCGCCGATCCCACGCGGACGGCCGAGGTCCTGCGTGCGCGGCTGCCGAATGCCGGCAAGCCGGTGCTGGCGAGCTGGATGGGCGGCGTCGATGTGTCAGCCGGCGACGCCGTGCTGAAGAACGCGGGTATCCCGTCGTTTCCGTATCCCGACACCGCAGCCCGCGTGTTCACGCTGATGTGGCGCCACAGCTACGTGCTTCGCGGGCTCCACGAAACGCCGTCGCTCGCGCCGGACGTGGAGGGTGTTGCAGCGAGCCGGCAACAGGCCGGGGTCGTGATCGGTGCGGCTCGCGCGGCGGCCCGCCGACTCCTGACCGAGGTCGAATCCAAACAGGTGCTTGGCGCCTATGGCATTCCGGTGGTCGAGACGCGCGTCGCCGCCAGTTCGGACGAGGCCGTGCAGGCCGCCCGTCAGATCGGCTTCCCGGTGGTCGTCAAGCTGCTATCCGGGACGATCACGCACAAGACCGAGGTCGGCGGCGTTCAGCTCAATCTGCAGGACGAGTCGGACGTGCGCGGCGCATGGGCGCTGATCAAGGCGTCGGTCGCGGAAATGGCCGGCGAGGGACACTTCAGCGGCGTCACGGTGCAGCCGATGGTGCCGCTCGACGGGTTCGAACTGATCGTCGGCAGCACCTTCGACCCCGAGTTCGGTCCGGTTGTCCTGTTCGGCTCCGGCGGGCATCTGGTCGAGGTCCACGCCGATCGTGCGCTGGCGCTGCCGCCCTTGAACACGACGCTGGCCCGTCGGATGATGGAACAGACGCGGATCTTCAAGGCGTTCGCCGGCGTGCCGGGACGCCGGGCGGTGGCGTTGCCCGCGCTCGAGCAGTTGCTCGTGCGCTTCAGCCAGCTGGTCGTCGAGCAGCCGTGGATCCGTGAGATCGACATCAACCCACTTCTCGCTTCCGGCGACCGGCTGGTGGCACTCGACGCTCGCGTGGTGCTGCAGCCGCACGACGCTGACGAGGCGTCGCTGCCGCGGCCGGCGATCCGGCCCTATCCGACGCAGTACGTGAACGACTCGGTGTTGCGGAACGGCGCACGCGTTGTGATCCGGCCCATCCGCCCGGAGGACGAGCCGCTGATGGTGAAGTTCCACGAACGGTTGTCGGATCGCAGCGTGTACTTTCGCTATTTCCACATGCTGAAGCTCAATCAGCGCGTGGCGCACGAACGCCTCACCCGGATCTGCTTCATCGACTACGACCGTGAGATGGCGCTCGTTGCCGAACACCGCGACCCCGCCACGGCGGAGCGGGCGATCCTCGGCGTCGGGCGGATGACGAAGGTGCACGGCGTCAACGAGGCGGAGTTTGCGATCGTCGTGGCGGACGACTGCCAGCGGCAGGGGCTCGGGAGCGAGCTGCTCCGGCGGTTGAAAGATGTGGCGAGGGCCGAGCATGTCGACCGGGTGGTCGGTGACGTGCTCTCCGAGAATGTCGAGATGGTTCGGCTCTGCGAACGTGAAGGGTTCGAGTCCAGCACCAGAGCCGACGACCCGCAGGTGACGCGGATGACGTTCGGCGTCTCGTCCCAGGCGACGCCGTCGTGA
- the hypF gene encoding carbamoyltransferase HypF, with product MTGHAAGWQRLRVRIRGAVQGVGFRPFVYRLASDLGLAGWVINSSSGVEVEVEGLPDLLARFLVRLERDQPPRAVIQGLEASYLDPLGFDGFEIRESVGGEKTALVLPDIATCPDCLHEVFDPANRRYRYPFTNCTNCGPRFSIIRALPYDRPMTTMAGFAMCAACRREYEDPRDRRFHAQPNACPACGPHLEMWDESGSCVATHDVALRAAAAHVRDGAVVALKGLGGFQLIVDARNERAVQRLRRAKAREEKPFAVMAPSMEAVRAVCAVSDLEARLLASPEAPIVLLRRREKIELAEGVAPGNPTLGVMLPYTPLHHVLLADLSTAIVATSGNRADEPICTDQRDALERLRGLADVFLVHDRPIARHVDDSVARVMMGRELITRRARGYAPMPVRLGRDVPPTLGVGAHLKNAVALSVGRNVFVSQHIGDLETPEAYRAFEQAIVALEDLYEAPPVTVVCDAHPDYLSTRYAQRRGLPVRHVQHHVAHVLACMAENDLEPPALGVGWDGTGYGLDGTVWGGEFFHVTTSGAERVATFRTFGLPGGDQAVREPRRTALGLLHEVMGEQVWQCADLAPVAAFETAERAIIRTMLERRVNTPRTSSVGRLFDAVAAIVGLRQHVRYEGQAAMELEFALDEVATDEHYPFDLRDGGSECWAVDWAPLVDALVADVRAGRPVPLVSARFHNALVDALVAVASRTGVERVVLSGGCFQNRYLTEQSVRRLREAGFRPYWHQRVPPNDGGIALGQVAAVALGFARAAER from the coding sequence GTGACCGGGCACGCCGCCGGCTGGCAGCGCCTCCGGGTGCGCATTCGAGGCGCGGTCCAGGGCGTGGGGTTCCGGCCGTTCGTCTATCGGCTCGCGTCCGATCTTGGTCTGGCCGGCTGGGTGATCAACTCGTCGAGCGGCGTCGAAGTCGAGGTCGAGGGGCTACCGGACCTGCTGGCCCGGTTCCTGGTGCGCCTGGAACGGGACCAGCCACCACGTGCGGTGATCCAGGGGCTCGAGGCGTCCTACCTCGATCCGCTCGGGTTCGACGGTTTCGAGATTCGCGAGAGCGTTGGCGGCGAGAAGACCGCGCTGGTCCTGCCCGACATCGCGACCTGCCCTGATTGTCTCCACGAGGTGTTCGACCCCGCCAACCGGCGATACCGCTATCCGTTCACCAACTGCACGAACTGCGGCCCGCGGTTCAGTATCATCCGCGCGCTGCCGTACGACCGTCCCATGACGACCATGGCCGGGTTCGCGATGTGCGCCGCCTGTCGGCGGGAGTACGAGGATCCTCGGGACCGGCGTTTCCACGCGCAGCCCAATGCCTGTCCGGCTTGCGGCCCGCACCTGGAGATGTGGGACGAGTCCGGGTCTTGCGTGGCCACCCACGACGTGGCGCTCCGTGCGGCGGCCGCCCACGTCCGCGACGGAGCGGTCGTGGCGCTGAAGGGCCTGGGTGGGTTCCAGCTGATCGTGGACGCCCGCAACGAGCGGGCGGTGCAGCGGCTGAGGCGCGCGAAGGCCCGCGAAGAAAAGCCGTTCGCCGTGATGGCGCCGTCGATGGAGGCCGTCCGGGCCGTGTGCGCCGTGAGCGACCTGGAAGCGCGACTGCTTGCATCTCCAGAGGCCCCCATCGTGCTTCTTCGTCGACGTGAGAAGATTGAGCTGGCCGAGGGCGTGGCGCCGGGCAATCCGACGCTCGGTGTCATGCTGCCGTACACGCCGCTGCATCACGTGCTGCTGGCGGATCTGAGCACGGCGATCGTGGCGACGAGCGGGAACCGGGCCGACGAACCGATTTGCACCGACCAACGGGACGCGCTCGAGCGATTGCGGGGCCTGGCGGACGTGTTCCTCGTGCACGACCGGCCGATCGCGCGACACGTGGACGATTCGGTCGCCCGCGTGATGATGGGGCGCGAGTTGATCACGCGGCGTGCGCGCGGCTACGCGCCGATGCCGGTCCGGCTCGGACGCGATGTGCCGCCGACGCTGGGTGTCGGCGCGCACCTGAAGAACGCCGTGGCGCTGTCGGTGGGTCGAAACGTGTTCGTGAGCCAGCACATCGGCGACCTCGAGACGCCCGAGGCCTATCGCGCCTTCGAGCAGGCGATTGTCGCGCTCGAAGATCTGTACGAGGCGCCGCCCGTGACGGTGGTCTGCGATGCGCACCCCGACTACCTGTCCACGCGCTACGCGCAGCGGCGGGGCCTGCCGGTGCGGCACGTGCAGCACCACGTGGCGCACGTGCTTGCCTGCATGGCGGAGAATGACCTGGAGCCGCCGGCGCTTGGCGTCGGCTGGGACGGAACGGGCTATGGCCTCGACGGCACGGTCTGGGGTGGCGAGTTCTTCCACGTGACGACCAGTGGCGCGGAGCGAGTGGCTACCTTTCGGACGTTCGGCCTGCCTGGCGGCGACCAGGCCGTTCGAGAACCGAGGCGCACGGCGCTCGGCCTGCTGCACGAGGTCATGGGAGAACAGGTGTGGCAGTGCGCCGACCTTGCGCCGGTGGCCGCGTTCGAAACGGCCGAGCGGGCGATCATCCGCACGATGTTGGAGCGACGTGTCAACACGCCGCGGACGTCGAGTGTCGGCCGGCTGTTCGACGCGGTCGCGGCCATTGTCGGCCTTCGGCAGCATGTGCGGTACGAGGGCCAGGCGGCGATGGAACTGGAGTTCGCGCTCGACGAGGTTGCCACCGATGAGCACTATCCGTTCGACCTGCGCGACGGAGGCTCCGAGTGCTGGGCCGTGGACTGGGCGCCGCTCGTCGACGCCCTGGTCGCGGATGTGCGCGCCGGCCGGCCGGTCCCGCTCGTCTCGGCTCGGTTCCACAACGCCCTCGTCGACGCGCTGGTTGCGGTCGCGTCGAGGACCGGCGTCGAACGGGTAGTGCTGTCGGGCGGATGTTTTCAGAACCGTTACCTGACCGAACAGAGTGTGCGCCGCCTGCGCGAGGCTGGCTTCCGGCCGTACTGGCACCAACGCGTGCCGCCGAACGACGGCGGCATCGCGCTGGGCCAGGTCGCGGCCGTCGCGCTGGGCTTCGCACGTGCGGCCGAACGATAG
- a CDS encoding HypC/HybG/HupF family hydrogenase formation chaperone: MCLAVPGRIVSLTGDDPVTRMAKVSFGGVLKEVSLAFLPEAQVDEYVIVHAGFALSRIDEHEARQLFEDLKQLAGDDLADAELGGDQEPMP, encoded by the coding sequence ATGTGTCTCGCCGTGCCCGGCAGGATCGTCAGCTTGACCGGAGATGACCCAGTCACGCGGATGGCCAAGGTGAGTTTCGGCGGCGTTCTCAAGGAGGTCAGTCTCGCATTCCTGCCCGAAGCCCAGGTGGACGAGTACGTCATCGTCCATGCCGGGTTTGCGCTGAGCCGCATCGACGAGCACGAAGCGCGACAGCTGTTCGAGGACCTGAAGCAGCTGGCCGGCGACGACCTGGCCGATGCCGAACTCGGCGGCGACCAGGAGCCGATGCCATGA
- the hypD gene encoding hydrogenase formation protein HypD produces the protein MKYMDEYRDPAAAEAWLKAIRGLVTRPWTIMEVCGGQTHAIVKYGLDELLPSQVQLLHGPGCPVCVTPLEKIDRAIALASRPDVIFCSFGDMLRVPGTDRDLLSVKASGGDVRIVYSPLDAVEVARRNPDRQVVFFAVGFETTAPGNAMAVHQAKMTGVRNFSILVSHVLVPPALEAILGSPTCRVQGFLAAGHVCAVMGYREYEPIAERYKVPIVVTGFEPLDILQGVYLCVKQLEEGRAEVENQYARVVSADGNRPAQSVVSEVFEVVNRSWRGIGEIGASGLGLREAFADLDAERRFDLSAVGPRPEPAECISGLVLQGRKKPNECPAFGIRCTPERPLGATMVSSEGACAAYYRHRRKAEG, from the coding sequence ATGAAGTACATGGACGAGTATCGGGACCCGGCGGCCGCGGAGGCTTGGCTGAAGGCCATTCGCGGCCTCGTGACGCGGCCGTGGACGATCATGGAGGTGTGCGGCGGACAGACCCACGCCATCGTCAAGTACGGCCTCGACGAGTTGCTGCCGTCGCAGGTCCAGTTGCTGCACGGCCCCGGGTGCCCCGTGTGCGTCACGCCGCTCGAGAAGATCGACCGGGCAATCGCCCTCGCCTCGCGCCCGGACGTCATCTTCTGTTCCTTCGGCGACATGCTCCGCGTTCCCGGCACCGATCGGGATCTCCTCTCCGTGAAGGCGTCCGGGGGCGACGTCCGAATCGTGTATTCGCCCCTCGACGCGGTGGAGGTGGCGCGCCGCAATCCCGACAGGCAGGTGGTCTTCTTCGCCGTCGGGTTCGAGACGACGGCGCCGGGTAACGCCATGGCCGTCCACCAGGCGAAGATGACGGGCGTGCGGAACTTCAGCATCCTGGTGTCCCACGTGCTCGTCCCGCCCGCCCTCGAGGCGATTCTCGGATCTCCGACGTGCCGCGTTCAGGGATTCCTCGCTGCCGGCCACGTCTGCGCGGTCATGGGCTACCGGGAGTACGAGCCGATTGCCGAGCGCTACAAGGTGCCGATCGTCGTCACCGGTTTCGAGCCGCTCGACATTCTCCAGGGTGTCTATCTCTGCGTGAAGCAACTCGAGGAGGGCCGGGCAGAGGTCGAGAACCAGTACGCCCGCGTGGTCAGCGCAGACGGGAATCGTCCCGCGCAATCCGTCGTGTCGGAGGTCTTCGAGGTCGTGAACCGTTCGTGGCGCGGCATCGGCGAGATTGGCGCAAGCGGACTGGGTCTGCGAGAGGCGTTCGCCGATCTCGACGCGGAACGGCGCTTCGACCTCAGCGCGGTCGGCCCGCGGCCCGAGCCGGCAGAGTGCATCAGCGGTCTCGTGCTGCAGGGACGGAAGAAGCCGAACGAGTGCCCGGCGTTCGGGATCCGCTGCACGCCCGAGCGTCCGCTGGGTGCGACGATGGTGTCGTCGGAAGGTGCGTGCGCGGCCTACTACCGGCACAGGCGGAAGGCGGAAGGATAA
- the hypE gene encoding hydrogenase expression/formation protein HypE has product MKDELALSCPVPAGRYEQVLMAHGGGGRLMHQLLERVFLSAFSNPALDTGHDAAVLDVGSSRIAFTTDSYVVRPLFFPGGTIGTLAVNGTVNDLAMAGARPLGLSAGFIIEEGLPIETLERVVASMQGAAKEAGVAIVTGDTKVVDRGKGDGIFINTAGVGLVEHGLRIAPAAVQAGDAVILSGDVGRHGMAIMAVREGLQFESAIESDCAPLSGPVLDLIGAGVEVHCLRDLTRGGLASALNEIAAGAGVGIAIDERQVPVREDVRGACEILGFDPLYVANEGRFVVFVAGRDRGRAVEVLRRHASCEAAVTIGHVAAGDPGLVTLRSLIGSTRILDMLSGEQLPRIC; this is encoded by the coding sequence ATGAAGGATGAACTCGCGCTCTCCTGTCCGGTTCCGGCGGGTCGCTACGAGCAGGTGCTGATGGCTCACGGCGGCGGCGGCCGGCTGATGCACCAGTTGCTCGAGCGGGTTTTCCTCTCGGCGTTCAGCAACCCGGCCCTCGACACCGGGCACGATGCGGCCGTGCTCGACGTCGGCTCGTCCCGCATCGCGTTCACCACCGACTCCTACGTCGTCCGGCCCTTGTTCTTCCCAGGCGGGACGATTGGGACGCTCGCCGTGAATGGCACGGTCAACGATCTGGCAATGGCGGGCGCCCGACCGCTCGGACTGAGCGCCGGGTTCATCATCGAGGAGGGTCTGCCGATCGAGACGCTCGAGAGGGTCGTGGCCTCGATGCAGGGCGCGGCGAAGGAGGCCGGCGTCGCCATCGTGACCGGCGATACCAAGGTCGTCGATCGCGGCAAGGGCGACGGCATCTTCATCAACACGGCCGGTGTGGGCCTGGTCGAACACGGTCTGCGGATCGCACCGGCTGCTGTTCAGGCGGGCGATGCCGTCATTCTCAGCGGCGACGTCGGACGACACGGCATGGCGATCATGGCCGTCCGCGAAGGTCTGCAGTTCGAGAGCGCCATCGAGAGCGACTGTGCGCCCCTGTCGGGCCCTGTCCTCGACCTGATTGGTGCCGGGGTGGAGGTGCACTGTCTGCGCGACCTCACGCGCGGAGGGCTGGCGAGCGCGCTCAACGAGATTGCGGCGGGTGCGGGCGTCGGCATCGCCATCGACGAGCGTCAGGTGCCGGTACGAGAGGATGTCCGTGGCGCATGCGAGATCCTCGGCTTCGATCCGCTCTACGTGGCGAACGAAGGCCGATTCGTAGTCTTCGTGGCGGGTCGCGACCGGGGGCGCGCCGTCGAGGTGCTGCGCCGCCATGCTTCGTGCGAGGCCGCTGTGACCATCGGGCACGTCGCCGCCGGCGATCCGGGACTGGTGACCTTGCGCAGCCTGATCGGCTCGACGCGAATCCTGGACATGCTCAGCGGCGAGCAGTTGCCCCGAATCTGCTAA
- a CDS encoding LemA family protein, which produces MQRMKHSTWMRLALLALIALPLSGCSYNRFVSQEEAIKGQWAQVENQLQRRNDLIPNLVSTVKGYAAHEQGVFQAVADSRAKLAGAKTPEDTIAAANQQSSALARLLAIVENYPQLKANEQFNRLMDELSGTENRIAVERMRYNEKVQAYNTLRRQFPSNLTATLFGFKEHPFFQAPPEAKQVPKVDFAR; this is translated from the coding sequence ATGCAACGGATGAAACACTCGACGTGGATGCGGCTGGCGTTGCTGGCCCTGATCGCCCTGCCGCTGTCAGGGTGCTCGTACAACCGGTTCGTCAGTCAGGAGGAGGCGATCAAGGGGCAGTGGGCGCAGGTCGAGAACCAGTTGCAGCGCCGCAACGATCTGATCCCGAACCTGGTCAGCACGGTGAAGGGCTACGCCGCGCACGAGCAGGGTGTGTTCCAGGCGGTCGCCGACTCGCGAGCCAAGCTCGCCGGCGCCAAGACGCCAGAGGATACGATCGCGGCCGCCAACCAGCAGAGTTCCGCACTGGCGCGCCTGCTCGCAATCGTGGAGAACTACCCGCAACTCAAGGCCAACGAGCAGTTCAACCGGCTCATGGATGAACTGTCCGGCACCGAGAACCGCATCGCCGTCGAACGGATGCGATACAACGAGAAGGTGCAGGCCTACAACACGCTGCGTCGCCAGTTCCCCTCGAACCTGACCGCCACGCTGTTCGGGTTCAAGGAGCACCCCTTCTTCCAGGCGCCACCCGAAGCCAAGCAGGTTCCGAAGGTGGATTTCGCACGATGA
- a CDS encoding TPM domain-containing protein encodes MTALGAGSRRQAGYGGLHGSGRRLVPTGWVLVPLLVLVGWLAAPLVHAQAEVPELTGPVNDFASVIDAKSAGDIDQMSRALLQASGDAVVVATIDTYAPFADIREYAVKLFENHGKGIGEKGKHNGLLILLAVKDHKVWVEVGYGLEEFITDGYAGETSREVMIPAFRTGGYGPGLVAGVARLVGRIAQARRVTLEGVPAPEPTRPRKRGVSVGSIVFIAIILLLMLIRRGGSGPSSRYRGGWGGGGWSGWSSGIGSFGGGGGGGFGGGFGGFGGGGSGGGGGGGSW; translated from the coding sequence ATGACAGCGCTCGGCGCCGGCAGCCGGCGGCAGGCAGGGTACGGCGGACTCCACGGATCGGGTCGCCGACTCGTGCCCACTGGCTGGGTGCTCGTTCCACTGCTCGTCCTGGTCGGCTGGCTCGCCGCACCGCTCGTGCACGCCCAGGCCGAGGTTCCCGAGCTCACCGGCCCGGTCAACGACTTCGCCTCGGTGATTGACGCGAAGAGCGCGGGCGACATCGACCAGATGAGCCGCGCCCTCCTCCAGGCATCGGGCGATGCCGTCGTCGTGGCGACGATCGACACGTACGCACCATTCGCCGACATCCGCGAGTACGCGGTCAAGTTGTTCGAGAACCACGGCAAGGGCATTGGAGAGAAAGGCAAGCACAACGGCCTGCTCATCCTGCTGGCCGTGAAGGATCACAAGGTCTGGGTCGAGGTGGGTTACGGACTCGAGGAGTTCATCACAGACGGCTATGCGGGTGAGACGAGCCGCGAGGTGATGATCCCGGCATTCCGGACGGGAGGGTACGGACCGGGGCTCGTCGCCGGCGTGGCCCGGCTCGTCGGACGAATCGCGCAGGCGCGCCGAGTCACGCTCGAGGGCGTGCCCGCGCCGGAACCGACACGGCCGCGCAAGCGAGGCGTGTCGGTCGGTTCGATCGTCTTCATCGCCATCATCCTGCTGTTGATGCTGATTCGCCGCGGCGGGTCCGGCCCCTCTTCACGCTATCGCGGCGGGTGGGGCGGCGGCGGGTGGAGCGGTTGGAGCAGCGGGATTGGCTCCTTCGGTGGCGGCGGAGGCGGGGGCTTCGGCGGAGGCTTCGGCGGATTTGGCGGCGGCGGAAGCGGAGGTGGCGGCGGCGGGGGCAGTTGGTGA
- a CDS encoding gluconeogenesis factor YvcK family protein — protein sequence MLLRQIEVGCFGGGTGLPSLLGGLKSNPWLRANAVVTMFDSGGSSGMLRDQLGVLPPGDILKCALALARNEAEARRVLLSRLPTLEHARLAGHTGGNLLLSMMERYSGDFLAAIDGLRALLGCNGRVWPASVEHSSVCAEYQDGSTTRGEVEVDALQRDGHAVRRLWLDPVPSIHPVVAGAIGDFEAAIIGPGSFYTSLMPPLLVAGMREAIARVKGPVILVANLLTEGRGMSGFTAGDEVKWIGEAIGRSVDVVLVNTSRPSADTLERYAAEHKHPLATGTVPPDCELVEGAFWEGQIARHARRRLSYAIWSVIARRLLA from the coding sequence ATGCTTCTGCGCCAGATCGAAGTCGGCTGCTTCGGAGGAGGGACGGGACTGCCAAGCCTGCTCGGCGGATTGAAGTCCAATCCGTGGCTCCGGGCCAACGCCGTCGTGACGATGTTCGACAGCGGCGGCAGTTCCGGGATGCTGCGCGACCAGCTCGGGGTGCTCCCCCCCGGGGACATCCTCAAGTGCGCGCTCGCGCTGGCGCGGAACGAAGCCGAAGCGCGCCGCGTGTTGCTCTCGCGGCTCCCGACGCTCGAGCACGCACGGCTGGCCGGGCATACCGGCGGCAACCTGCTGCTGTCGATGATGGAGCGCTACAGCGGTGATTTCCTCGCCGCGATCGACGGCCTTCGCGCGCTGCTCGGCTGCAACGGCCGGGTCTGGCCCGCGAGTGTCGAACACTCGTCGGTGTGCGCGGAGTACCAGGACGGATCCACGACGCGCGGGGAAGTCGAGGTGGACGCGCTTCAGCGAGACGGCCACGCCGTCCGACGGCTGTGGCTGGATCCGGTTCCGTCGATTCACCCTGTCGTGGCGGGTGCGATCGGCGACTTCGAGGCGGCCATCATCGGCCCGGGCAGCTTCTACACGAGCCTGATGCCGCCGTTGCTCGTGGCCGGGATGCGGGAAGCGATCGCGCGGGTGAAGGGGCCGGTGATCCTCGTCGCCAATCTGCTGACCGAAGGCCGCGGCATGTCGGGATTCACGGCGGGCGACGAGGTGAAGTGGATTGGTGAGGCGATCGGGCGTTCCGTGGACGTCGTCCTGGTCAATACGTCACGGCCGTCGGCGGACACACTGGAGCGCTACGCCGCCGAGCACAAGCATCCGCTCGCAACCGGCACCGTGCCGCCCGACTGCGAACTGGTGGAGGGGGCGTTCTGGGAGGGCCAGATCGCGCGTCACGCGCGGCGCCGGCTCTCCTACGCCATCTGGAGCGTCATCGCCCGACGCCTGTTGGCGTAG